One genomic region from Cryptococcus gattii WM276 chromosome C, complete sequence encodes:
- a CDS encoding uncharacterized protein (Similar to SGTC gene model, INSD accession EAL21938.1), whose protein sequence is MTTNKHLLLLGTHDTHIHAVIFDSEARTLTRAASTVASEQPSWLVRHPDSNLKDLIYVNGWVEGKLFVYRLLDDQGHLELLSEASSGGKGPTHLDILPDGSGMFVAHYGSGTVIFLPLDDQGLFTRHEPLSEHIFTPSHSPLKHHRQEQAHVHQIVLHKSEILVPDLGSNKVWRLKWTGEIFDVVGEISGLEDGDGPRHCVVHPQGTHIYVVNELSSQLTIHTLPKNGPSQLINRFSMLPEGDKAESRPTGASEIILLPSTRPGGPLLLITSNRDSPVFEKDTLALFSVSSTDGADVRRTEKGWMEGVGRHLRGIGADESGKWVAVLGRDSGGLNIFERDGADGLDLNEVTKLEVENTVMPLWVN, encoded by the exons ATGACTACCAACAAACATTTGCTCCTCTTAGGCACTCACGATACGCATATTCATGCTGTTATTTTCGACTCGGAGGCCCGTACTCTCACTCGTGCTGCATCTACAGTAGCGAGCGAGCAGCCTAGCTGGCTTGTGAGACATCCTGACTC GAATTTGAAAGACCTGATCTACGTGAATGGATGGGTGGAAGGCAAGCTGTTTGTGTATCGTCTTCTGGATGATCAAGGGCATTTGGAACTGCTTTCGGAAGCCTCAAGTGGCGGGAAAGGCCCCACTCATTTAGACATTCTTCCCGATGGGTCAGGCATGTTCGTTGCCCAT TACGGTTCGGGAAccgtcatcttccttccacTGGATGACCAAGGTCTGTTCACCAGACACGAACCTTTATCGGAACATATTTTTACACCTTCCCATTCACCTCTCAAGCATCATCGCCAAGAGCAGGCGCATGTCCACCAGATCGTCTTGCACAAAAGCGAAATACTGGTCCCTGATCTGGGGTCCAATAAAGTATGGAGGTTGAAGTGGACTGGGGAAATTTTTGATGTGGTAGGTGAGATTAGTGGattggaagatggagatggacCAAGGCATTGTGTGGTGCATCCTCAGG GTACACACATCTATGTGGTCAATGAACTGTCGTCTCAACTCACCATTCATACTTTGCCAAAAAATGGTCCTTCGCAGCTCATCAACAGGTTTAGCATGCTTCCAGAAGGCGACAAAGCCGAGTCTCGCCCAACCGGTGCTTCAGAAatcattcttcttccgtcCACACGCCCAGGAGGTCCATTACTTCTCATAACTTCCAACCGCGACTCCCCTGTATTTGAAAAAGATACTCTGGCGCTCTTTTCAGTGTCGTCCACAGATGGAGCGGACGTGCGACGGACAGAGAAGGGATGGATGGAAGGGGTTGGAAGACATTTAAGGGGCATTGGTGCCGATGAGAGTGGGAAATGGGTTGCAGTACTTGGCCGGGATAGTGGGGGCCTCAACATTTTTGAAAGAGATGGGGCAGACGGCCTCGATCTGAACGAGGTAACTAAACTAGAAGTAGAGAATACAGTCATGCCCTTATGGGTAAACTAG
- a CDS encoding uncharacterized protein (Similar to TIGR gene model, XP_569898.1~Putative dioxygenase C576.01c) gives MVNASNHFKYKPIPFPHSADPAMFKDFGRQVEGFEPDNVTSEQMEEIMDMLYRHSILLFKNLKLSPKQQFEMTHSFDPEANVYGHGNNKTGNTKSSILHPDLKTIPHQPQVQLIGNGKVPMVYEGLDHPQLKHPHHKTFHKSVVSEEDDANGITRFYRWHIDAALYGLSPPKVTTLYAVKVPKGSYQTCRYDDGTGDELKVPLGGTAFVSGKNMFEVLPDELKSLAVRTKVEYAPHPYVWMSKAHALPTGLGLESEGLELPLEELPEWEESKVKIFPMCWKNPVTGALHVQVHPCGAYKLHISPSEGAALYPEGGVIDDLKTVREILYKIQRPGIAPGLVYSQDWEEGDLVIFHNRGLLHSVMGAFKPDQLRMFHQCNLAASSDPIGPDEKDVKTYA, from the exons ATGGTCAACGCTTCTAATCACTTCAAATACAAACCCAttccttttcctcattCTGCCGACCCCGCCATGTTCAAGGATTTTGGCAGGCAGGTTGAAGGGTTCGAGCCGGATAATGTCACTTCTGAGCAGATGGAGGAAATCATGGACATGCTTTATAGA CACTCCATTCTCTTATTCAAGAACCTCAAGCTCTCTCCCAAGCAGCAATTCGAGATGACGCACTCTTTCGATCCCGAAGCCAACGTCTACGGTCATGGTAACAACAAGACTGGCAATACCAAGTCATCCATCTTGCACCCCGACTTGAAGACTATTCCTCATCAGCCCCAGGTACAGTTGATTGGCAACGGCAAGGTCCCCATGGTTTACGAAGGTCTAGATCAC CCTCAACTCAAACATCCGCATCACAAGACGTTCCATAAGAGTGTTGTCTCTGAAGAGGACGACGCGAACGGTATAACTCGATTTTATCGATG GCACATTGATGCAGCCCTTTACGGCCTCTCTCCCCCCAAAGTCACCACTCTTTATGCCGTCAAAGTGCCCAAAGGTTCTTATCAGACCTGCCGATATGACGACGGGACCGGTGACGAGCTGAAGGTGCCTCTTGGTGGTACAGCTT TCGTGAGCGGGAAGAACATGTTTGAAGTGCTCCCCGACGAATTGAAGTCTCTTGCCGTCCGAACCAAGGTTGAGTACGCTCCTCACCCTTATGTCTGGATGTCCAAGGCCCACGCGCTTCCTACCGGTCTTGGACTTGAGTCGGAGGGTCTCGAACTGCCTTTGGAGGAGCTGCCAGAGTGGGAGGAGAGCAAAGTCAAGATCTTCCCTATG TGCTGGAAGAACCCTGTCACTGGTGCTTTGCACGTGCAAGTCCATCCTTGTGGTGCCTACAAGCTTCACATATCTCCTTCCGAAGGTGCTGCTCTCTACCCAGAAGGTGGTGTCATTGACGATCTCAAGACTGTCCGTGAAATCCTATATAAAATCCAGCGACCGGGCATCGCTCCTGGATTGGTCTACTCTCAAGATTGGGAAGAAGGTGATTTGGTTATCTTCCACAACAGGGGGTTGCTTCACTCTGTTATGGGTGCTTTCAAGCCGGATCAGTTAAGGATGTTCCACCAGTGTAACCTGGCGGCGTCGTCTGACCCGATTGGGCCGGATGAGAAGGACGTTAAAACTTATGCTTAG
- a CDS encoding dehydrogenase, putative (Similar to TIGR gene model, XP_569899.1), protein MPVESFPPIAVGLMGTGEYTTGITPSGQSKSDKKIGVVGITMFDLRRRGKVSDIVMSGTNGGKFPEIREHFQKNIGDVYKGLDLNFRGFPETAVRNAEAYKDALRALPKGSAVIIFTPDSTHFPIASEALNLGHHVMVTKPATQKVEDHQKLIELAEEKGLVCFVEHHKRFDPAYNDARARAQKLGDFNFYSSYMSQPKFQLETFKSWAGIDSDISYYLNSHHIDIHCWMVEGRYRPTKVTASATTGIATSLGCDPKTEDTITLLVDWENIETPSQRGTAVYTASWAAPLKAGVHSEQRFHYMAAKGEVRVDQAHRGYSIVEDDIGKIDYNPFYVKYSADENGYFDGQRGYGYLSLEKFIDAAQAVTAGKAQASDYDGKGLPTIKATILTTAIIHAGRISLDEKRSVAITQEGGKIKLV, encoded by the exons ATGCCCGTCGAAAGCTTCCCCCCTATCGCTGTTGGCCTCATGGGCACT GGTGAATACACCACCGGTATCACTCCTTCAGGCCAGTCAAAGTCTGACAAGAAG ATTGGTGTTGTCGGAATCACCATGTTCGATCTTCGTCGACGAGGCAAGGTCTCCGA TATCGTGATGTCTGGAACAAATGGAGGCAAG TTCCCTGAAATCCGCGAACACTTCCAAAAGAACATTGGCGATGTGTACAAGGGACTCGACTTGAACTTTAGGGGATTCCCCGAAACTGCTGTCAGGAATGCTGAGGCTT ACAAGGACGCCCTTCGAGCTCTTCCCAAGGGCTCAGCTGTGATCATCTTCACCCCCGACAGCACCCATTTCCCTATTGCTTCTGAAGCTCTTAACCTTGGACACCACGTCATGGTCACCAAGCCTGCTACCCAAAAGGTTGAGGATCACCAAAAGTTGATCGAATTGGCTGAGGAAAAGGGTTTGGTCTGCTTTGTTGAGCA CCACAAGCGATTTGACCCTGCCTACAATGATGCCCGAGCGAGGGCTCAGAAGCTTGGAGACTTCAACTTCTACAGCTCCT ACATGTCCCAACCCAAGTTCCAGCTCGAAACATTTAAGTCATGGGCTGGTATCGATTCTGATATCTCTTACTACCTCAACTCTCATCACATTGAC ATCCATTGTTGGATGGTTGAAGGTCGTTACAGGCCCACAAAGGTCACCGCTTCTGCCACAACCGGCATTGCCACCTCACTTGGTTGCGACCCTAAGACAGAAGACACTATTACCCTTTTAGTAGACTGGGAAAACATTGAAACACCCAGTCAGCGAGGAACCGCTGTCTACACTGCTTC CTGGGCTGCTCCCTTGAAGGCTGGTGTGCACAGTGAACAGCGATTCCACTATATGGCGGCCAAGGGTGAAGTGAGGGTCGACCAGGCTCACCGAGGGTACAGCATTGTGGAGGACGACATTGGCAAAATTGAT TACAACCCCTTCTACGTCAAGTACAGCGCTGACGAGAACGGCTACTTTGACGGCCAACGGGGTTATGGGTACCTTTCTCTGGAGAAGTTCATTG ATGCGGCTCAGGCGGTGACTGCTGGCAAAGCCCAGGCCTCAGACTACGATGGCAAGGGTCTGCCCACCATCAAGGCGAC CATCCTCACTACGGCAATCATCCATGCCGGACGAATTTCTCTCGACGAGAAGAGGAGCGTTGCGATCACCCAGGAGGGCGGGAAAATCAAGCTTGTGTAA
- a CDS encoding ER to Golgi transport-related protein, putative (Similar to TIGR gene model, INSD accession AAW42678.1), which translates to MPDSSHPYGDGGDGSDAKDSELQRRLIPTFGTGKLKKGTLKPSKSLPRDLRMSEDFQLPNDLPPLPSSTKHDVLNKSQASVVTFRPGHVSPFKSQRTCLRGSTVTPTPEITVYHDCSGTPESVKLRMRFDLDWTSTCSGSPSRRRHNSFDERVSHVNPLTPHAQSIPPPQRLRALQLCMTSVISKPSNTPIRCLEFKRREFLLTLYMPIPPPEGVDLYPSPSASSESTYNSHFAHHLSPKRSSPAHHRAESSPSPGRKPRDIFSKAAKRSSSPFEIKLSPHVTRRMSLDAFGTPTDPLFNSHNGGDKIEEITDVDESYESRDWHQAEEAKAENPLSQTYDTNQDEFFSPDEQPLATFRGTELSTIMESSSSRGNESQCMSSEIGRDSPMQSHVSSPRPSWGPFSNSEWQQPFTPKLTADGLPMPNSVSPASPLLHKKYTSAPPLVGVSPRLLDAHLEHSQSLKDHISASSIIMEVLKSEVAEMKMRLADEARERDELIEFAEGRVMDLEEAQRRCDAQDQALEQLRQAMTAKEHMVEELREAKLFYEERCDSLERENDALLATKEETIQVCIEMETENDELKRELSKIQDENDKLQRDKKEAKVNIQALQTEMRFIKSKVSNMEDVERLLHDTEAEVLELRGGRERLLELEKQLENRDERMAERDRTIQVLRKSLDSARLECLNRVEAVTEELMASVQLISDKEEIISDLTSKLSTHEEYSQSTKLALTVKEEEVNELTSKIKSISEKQREDEEMFLKLRNQLEMLEAESKARDSEANERLLTYAEEMEAWSEERKDLRMKVSDLSVQTISTLSECDKHKLVLIQKEQTIDELTEKLRLIEFESDERHFESQEAIHRLKSQIEELSKNAAEIEMGSVQTSRLLASYEEGKRLWEEEKEELYERLTQHMEETGNVENLQAEIDGLFFQLQVVQDECEVHKVSAAQKSDLIRSRDAELAKLRHTIKEIEKSTAEARTAIDRRAKGYEREVTNLHEQVEELKQQLSHNNSALRSAVLEVESGKVLSQDTKWRVDRYLTEIDELKLGETKLMSHVEQLRMELAMDEFKRIELERKVTKLEQEKELLNVALESKQTEVALLQRKEKHRSVASPSFSSAKAFHSSQLSVSTSQNLATPTSGTGINNAPSTFCLATSIRKDMIASKLNAASRLPLGASSRDNTVSDGSRVIPTKAAREAQYARKKVERRTSLPTLARSQSATGRKAA; encoded by the exons ATGCCTGATTCATCTCATCCATACGGTGACGGTGGGGACGGTAGTGACGCCAAAGACAGCGAACTTCAGCGGAGACTGATTCCTACCTTTGGCACTGGTAAGCTGAAGAAGGGCACTCTCAAACCGAGTAAGAGTTTGCCCAGGGACTTGAGAATGAGTGAAGATTTCCAGT TGCCCAATGATCTACCCCCATTACCATCTTCCACAAAGCATGATGTTCTCAACAAATCGCAAGCAAGCGTGGTAACCTTTCGACCAGGACACGTATCGCCTTTCAAATCGCAACGCACATGTCTTCGAGGTAGTACAGTAACTCCTACTCCCGAAATTACAGTCTACCACGATTGCTCTGGCACTCCCGAGAGTGTTAAGCTTCGTATGAGGTTTGACTTGGATTGGACGTCTACCTGCTCTGGATCCCCTTCACGTAGAAGGCACAACAGTTTTGATGAACGGGTGTCACACGTGAATCCCCTTACCCCCCATGCTCAATCAATCC CTCCCCCCCAAAGGCTCCGAGCTCTACAACTTTGCATGACTTCAGTTATCTCCAAACCCAGCAACACCCCCATCCGGTGCCTCGAATTCAAGAGGAGAGAATTTTTGCTCACTCTTTATATGCCGATTCCACCAC CTGAAGGGGTCGATCTGTATCCTTCACCCTCCGCTTCCTCTGAAAGCACTTATAATAGCCACTTTGCACACCACCTTTCGCCTAAGCGTTCATCACCCGCTCATCACCGAGCCGAATCTAGTCCTTCGCCGGGTCGCAAACCCCGAGACATTTTTTCCAAAGCAGCGAAGCGATCTTCGTCTCCATTTGAGATTAAACTGTCACCCCACGTCACCAGGCGCATGTCTCTGGACGCTTTTGGGACTCCCACCGATCCACTATTTAACTCTCACAACGGTGGTGATAAGATTGAAGAAATTACAGACGTTGATGAAAGTTATGAGAGCCGCGATTGGCACCAAGCAGAGGAGGCCAAGGCAGAAAATCCCCTTAGCCAGACGTATGATACCAATCAGGATGAGTTTTTCAGCCCAGACGAACAACCACTCGCTACTTTCAGAGGCACCGAGCTCTCCACCATCATGGAGTCGTCCTCCTCAAGAGGTAACGAATCTCAGTGCATGTCGTCAGAGATCGGTCGTGACTCACCCATGCAGTCTCATGTGTCTTCGCCTCGTCCTTCATGGGGTCCATTCTCCAACAGTGAATGGCAGCAGCCTTTTACTCCGAAGCTTACTGCTGATGGCCTTCCTATGCCTAACAGCGTGTCTCCTGCCTCACCTTTACTTCACAAAAAGTACACGTCGGCGCCACCTTTAGTGGGTGTTTCTCCGCGGCTTTTGGATGCGCATCTCGAACACTCTCAATCATTAAAGGATCACATTAGCGCAAGCTCAATCATAATGGAAGTCCTCAAATCTGAGGTTGCCGAAATGAAGATGCGTTTGGCGGATGAGGCCCGAGAACGAGATGAGCTTATTGAGTTCGCTGAAGGACGGGTGATGGATTTGGAAGAGGCCCAAAGACGGTGTGATGCACAAGACCAAG CTCTTGAGCAGTTGCGTCAAGCTATGACGGCCAAAGAACATATGGTCGAGGAACTCCGAGAAGCTAAACTGTTCTACGAGGAACGCTGTGACAGCCTTGAAAGGGAGAACGATGCTCTTCTTGCGACCAAAGAAGAAACCATCCAAGTTTGTATTGAGATGGAAACAGAAAACGACGAATTGAAGCGTGAGCTAAGCAAGATTCAGGATGAGAATGACAAGCTCCAAAGGGACAAGAAAGAAGCCAAGGTTAATATTCAAGCCTTGCAGACTGAAATGAGGTTTATCAAAAGCAAAGTGTCGAATATGGAAGATGTAGAAAGGCTGCTTCATGATACAGAAGCCGAAGTGTTGGAGCTTAGAGGAGGGCGAGAAAGATTGCTGGAGCTTGAGAAACAGCTTGAAAACCGGGATGAGAGAATGGCTGAAAGGGATAGGACAATTCAGGTCCTGAGAAAAAGTCTCGACTCGGCCAGATTGGAGTGTCTCAATCGTGTGGAGGCTGTTACTGAGGAACTGATGGCCTCTGTACAACTTATTTCAGACAAGGAAGAGATTATTTCTGATCTTACCTCCAAGCTATCTACTCACGAGGAGTACTCTCAGTCAACTAAGCTCGCTCTCACTGTtaaggaagaggaagtcAACGAGCTCACTTCCAAGATCAAATCGATATCAGAAAAGCAGCgtgaggatgaggagatgTTCTTAAAACTCAGAAACCAGCTCGAAATGTTGGAAGCTGAGAGCAAAGCGAGAGACTCAGAGGCAAATGAGAGACTTTTAACGTATGcagaggagatggaggcCTGGAGCGAGGAGAGAAAGGAC CTTCGCATGAAGGTGTCAGATCTGAGCGTACAAACTATCTCTACCTTAAGCGAATGTGACAAGCATAAGCTTGTTCTCATCCAGAAGGAGCAAACTATCGACGAACTGACTGAAAAGCTGCGTTTGATCGAGTTTGAATCCGACGAAAGACACTTTGAATCCCAGGAAGCAATTCATCGACTGAAGTCACAAATTGAGGAGCTATCCAAGAATGCAGCAGAGATTGAAATGGGCAGTGTCCAAACCAGTAGATTGCTGGCGAGTTAcgaggaagggaagaggctttgggaggaggagaaggaagag CTCTATGAGAGACTTACCCAACACATGGAAGAGACAGGTAATGTTGAGAATCTTCAAGCTGAAATCGACGGGCTCTTTTTCCAGCTTCAAGTAGTCCAAGACGAATGTGAGGTGCACAAAGTATCTGCTGCGCAAAAATCAGATCTTATAAGATCCCGAGATGCTGAGCTGGCCAAACTCCGCCACACTATTAAAGAGATTGAAAAGTCAACTGCAGAAGCCAGGACTGCCATTGATCGCCGGGCCAAAGGCTACGAAAGAGAAGTTACCAATCTTCATGAGCAGGTGGAAGAATTGAAACAACAGCTCTCCCACAATAATTCCGCTCTTCGCTCTGCTGTACTTGAAGTTGAAAGTGGTAAAGTGCTGTCTCAAGATACTAAGTGGCGAGTTGATCGCTACCTAACAGAGATTGATGAGCTGAAACTGGGAGAAACCAAGCTCATGTCTCATGTCGAGCAACTGAGGATGGAGTTGGCAATGGACGAGTTCAAGCGAATTGAATTGGAGAGGAAGGTCACGAAGCTTGagcaagagaaggagtTGCTAAATGTGGCTTTGGAAAGCAAGCAAACCGAGGTTGCACTTCTTCagagaaaggaaaagcATCGTTCAGTCGCATCACCTTCTTTCAGCTCTGCCAAAGCATTTCACTCGTCACAGTTGTCGGTCTCAACATCGCAAAATCTTGCAACCCCAACTTCAGGCACTGGTATTAACAATGCACCTTCTACCTTTTGTCTCGCAACTTCTATTCGAAAAGATATGATTGCTTCAAAGCTCAACGCAGCTTCTCGTTTACCTCTTGGTGCCTCGAGCCGAGACAACACGGTTTCTGATGGGTCAAGAGTCATTCCAACCAAAGCCGCTAGGGAGGCACAGTATGCGAGAAAGAAAGTTGAGAGGAGGACAAGCTTGCCAACATTGGCCAGATCTCAAAGTGCCACAGGCCGTAAGGCGGCGTAA
- a CDS encoding inositol-3-phosphate synthase, putative (Similar to TIGR gene model, XP_569900.1~Inositol-3-phosphate synthase (Myo-inositol-1-phosphate synthase) (MI-1-P synthase) (IPS)), with amino-acid sequence MSPTALNARGHHDSFSLPAQDQSQVHPSARRAPEGGLIKVENDSTVYEADGIKAKFTDRGASVIKGPDGKLSVKKTEKNFEFFTKSKVGRVGLMLVGLGGNNGTTVLATNIANKHNISWHTKNGIQQPNYIGSVVRASTVRLGTDPETGKDVFVPISDMLPMVHPNDFVIGGWDISSLSMDKAMLRAKVLEWDLQRQLIPLMEDIKPLPSIYYPDFIAANQADRADNLIPGDDKKAHLEHIRADIRRFKADNHLDSVVVLWTANTERYADIIPGVNDTADNLLKAVETSHEEVSPSTIFAIASILEGVPFINGSPQNTFVPGCIELAEKHKAFIGGDDFKSGQTKVKSVLAEFLVNAGIKPLSISSYNHLGNNDGKNLSSQRQFRSKEISKSSVVDDMVAANPILYKTAEELSKATGEVVKKGEHPDHIVVIKHVPAVGDSKRAIDEYYSELLMGGRNVMNIFNECEDSLLATPLIFDLAILAELLTRVTYRENTTGEWQPLYSVLSLLSYMLKAPLVKPGEDVVNSLNRQRNALEQFLKACLGLEHSNDLLLNTRVW; translated from the exons ATGTCTCCTACCGCTTTGAACGCACGTGGTCATCACGACTCTTTCTCTTTGCCTGCTCAAGACCAAAGCCAGGTTCATCCCAGCGCCCGCAGGGCCCCTGAAGGTGGTCTTATCAAGGTCGAGAATGACTCTACTGTCTATGAAGCCGATGGTATCAAAGCCAAATTCACCGACAGAGGAGCCTCAGTCATCA AGGGGCCTGACGGCAAGCTCTCTGTCAAGAAGACGGAAAAGAACTTCGAGTTTTTTACCAAGTCTAAGGTTGGCCGCGTTGG TCTTATGCTCGTCGGTCTCGGCGGTAACAACGGTACAACCGTCTTGGCGACTAACATTGCCAACAAGCACAACATCTCTTGGCACACCAAGAATGGTATTCAGCAGCCCAACTACATTGGCTCTGTCGTCCGGGCTTCTACCGTCCGCCTTGGTACCGATCCCGAAACCGGCAAGGATGTCTTTGTTCCCATTTCTGACATGCTTCCCATGGTTCACCCCAACGACTTTGTCATTGGTGGCTGGGACATCTCCTCACTCTCCATGGACAAGGCTATGCTCCGTGCCAAGGTTCTCGAGTGGGATTTGCAGAGACAGTTGATCCCTTTGATGGAGGACATCAAGCCCCTTCCCAGTATTTACT ACCCCGACTTTATTGCCGCCAACCAGGCAGACAGGGCCGACAATCTCATCCCAGGCGACGACAAGAAAGCTCATCTCGAGCACATTCGTGCTGATATCCGTCGCTTCAAGGCTGATAACCACCTTGACAGTGTCGTTGTTCTCTGGACTGCCAATACTGAGCGTTACGCCGACATCATTCCAGGGGTCAACGATACTGCTGACAACCTTCTCAAGGCCGTTGAAACCTCTCACGAGGAAGTGTCTCCCTCTACCATCTTTGCCATCGCCTCCATACTCGAAGGAGTGCCTTTCATCAACGGCTCTCCCCAGAACACCTTCGTCCCTGGTTGTATTGAGCTTGCTGAGAAGCACAAAGCTTTCATTGGCGGTGATGACTTCAAGTCGGGCCAGACCAAGGTCAAGTCAGTTCTTGCCGAATTCCTCGTCAATGCCGGTATCAAGCCGTTGTCGATCTCTTCTTACAACCATCTGGGCAATAACGATGGTAAGAATTTGAGCTCTCAGAGGCAATTCAGATCGAAGGAAATCTCGAAGTCAAGCGTC GTCGATGATATGGTCGCTGCCAACCCCATCCTCTACAAGACTGCCGAAGAACTTAGCAAGGCCACTGGAGAGGTCGTCAAAAAGGGCGAGCATCCTGACCACATCGTCGTTATTAAGCACGTCCCTGCTGTTGGTGACTCCA AGCGCGCTATCGACGAGTATTATTCCGAGCTTCTCATGGGTGGCCGCAACGTTATGAACATTTTCAACGAGTGTGAAGACTCCCTTCTCGCCACACCTCTTATCTTTGACCTTGCGATCCTGGCCGAACTCCTCACTCGTGTGACTTATCGTGAGAACACTACCGGCGAGTGGCAGCCCTTGTACAGCGTTCTCTCGCTCTTGTCTTACATGCTCAAGGCGCCACTCGTCAAACCCGGCGAGGACGTTGTCAACTCTCTCAACAGACAGAGGAACGCTTTGGAGCAGTTCCTCAAGGCTTGTCTCGGTTTGGAGCACTCGAACGACTTGTTGTTGAACACCAGGGTCTGGTAA